The Novipirellula aureliae sequence AGCGATCATGTCGGGAAATACGTCGACGACCGCTTCATCAAACGTGAAGTCCCCTACCCGATCGTGGGGGAGACGGTAAATCTGGTCTCGTTTGGGTATCATTGATTTTTTGTTCGAGATTCGTTGTGTAAGCGTTGAAGTTGCGTAGGAAGGGACAGCTGGTGGTAGGCAAAACGCGATCACCTACGCGTCAACTTAACAACCTCTCCCGAGCGAAGCTTGGGGGAGGTCGAACAAATGCATGCCTGCTTGGGTAGGGGCGGGCCTACCAACCCGCCCCAGCGGAGAGCATAACATTTTAGTCCCGCAAGCTGGAAGCTTAGGCGACTTGAGACCGGTTGACCAAAATCTCGCTTGGTGGGAAGTTATCGGGCTGAAAATATTGTGAATATTTTGTTCCGTTTCCTCCCTCAACTATGGCTTTGGCGATCGTGTCAGATACTGTTTCCGTAAAAAATGCTCTGATTAGCGTAAGTGACAAAATGGGCCTTGCCGATTTCGCCCACTCGCTGCAAGAAATGGGCGTTGCCCTTTACAGCACGGGTGGGACGCGAAAGCATCTCGAGGAGTCGGGCGTCGAAGTTCATGACGTCGCCGACTACACCGGTTTCCCTGAAATGATGGATGGACGGGTCAAGACGCTGCACCCCAAAGTATTCGGCGGAATTCTTGGGATTCGAGACCGCGAGGACCACGTTGCCAGCATGGAAAAGCATGGCATGATTTCTTTCGATATGGTCGTCGTCAACCTCTACCCGTTCGAAGCGACCGCGGCCCGTAGCGGTGTCAGTCGCGAGGAATGCGTCGAGCAAATCGATATCGGTGGTCCAAGTTTGGTGCGGGCTGCGGCGAAGAATCACCGTGATGTCGCCATCATTACAAGTTCGGAGCAGTACAGCAGGGTGCTCGCCGAACTGCACGAAAACGACGGCACGAGCCTGAAAACACGGCAAACCTTGGCGGCGGAAGCGTTCGAGCATACCGCCTGTTACGATCGAGCGATCGCCGACTACATGCGCGGCGATTCGATGTCAGGCGACTTCCCCACGTCGATGCACCTGACGCTTAAGCGTAAGGCTCATCTGCGTTACGGCGAAAATCCACACCAACGGGCTGCGCTGTACAGCGATCCCTCGGTCAAAGGTGCCAACCTGGTTTCCGCTCGTCAAATCAGCGGCAAGGAATTGTCTTACAACAACTATTTGGACCTCGACGCCGCCTTGGAAATTGTGCGTGGGTTTGCCGAGCCAGCGGTTTCGGTGATGAAACACAACAACCCCTGCGGTGCCGCAACCGGGGCGAAGCTCAGCATTGCATGCCGCAAAGCGTTGGCAGGCGACCCCTTAAGTGCGTTTGGTTCCGTTTTGGGTTTCAATCGAACGGTCGACGTCGAGACAGCCGAACTTCTCTGTGAGCCAGGCTTATTCATTGAAGCGATTGTTGCTCCCGATTTCGAAGCGAGCGCGGTTGGCTTGTTGACCACCCGTCCACGATGGAAGGATAACGTTCGGCTGATGCAAGTCGGCCGTCTCGACACGCTTGGTGCAACGATCCAGCGGCGATTTATCAGCGGCGGGATGCTCGCCCAGGACGCTGACCGGATGTCCAGTTCCCCGTTGCAGTGGAAAACGGCCACCGACTGCCAGGTCGACGATGAACTTTGGGACGACATCTCATTCGCTTGGGAAATGGTACGTCACGTCAAGAGCAACGCGATTGTGTTGGCTAGAGAAGCGGCGCTTATCGGTGTCGGAGCGGGTCAAATGAGCCGTGTCGATAGTGTCGAAATCGCGATTGAAAAAGCGGGCGATCGTGCGAAAGGTTCCGTTCTGGCTTCGGATGCATTTTTCCCGTTCCCCGATTCGATCGAAGCGGCTGCGGAAGCAGGCGTCATCGCGATCGTCCAACCGGGCGGCTCTCGCCGTGATAACGAGGTGATCGCCGCTTGCAACGAACATGACATTCCCTTGATCCTGACCGGACGGCGACACTTCAAACATTGATGACCATTCTCGATAAGATTCTCGTGGAAACGCGGCAAGCGATTTGCCGCGATCAAGCGAAGCGAAGTAGCCAAGAATTGGAAGCGGCGATCCAAAGGTTGCCGCCTTGTCGCGATTTCCATGCTGCGTTGGCAGCCGGAAACCAGGTTCAACTGATTGCCGAAGTGAAACGTGCGAGCCCCTCGGCAGGATTGATCCGCAGCGATTTTGATCCAGTCGAGATCGCAAGGTGTTACGCGGAATCAGGAGCCGCCTGCATCAGCGTTTTGACCGACGAAGCCTTCTTTCAAGGTTCGCTCGAGTATCTAAAAGCGATCCGCCGCGAAGTCGATGTGCCGCTGCTGAGAAAGGATTTTATTATCGACCGCTACCAATTGCTGCAAGCTCGTGAAGCGGGCGCCGACTGTGTGCTGTTGATCGCGGAATGCTTGACCGCCAGCGAATTAATGGAGCTTCATGGTCAGGCACTCGAATTGGGGCTACAAACTCTGATCGAGTTGTTTGAGCCTGGTAACCTGGAGGCCGTCTTGGCAACCGAGACGCGGTTGGTGGGGATCAACAACCGCGACTTAAAGACGTTTCATACCGATTTAGAGCATGCAATTCGGATGAGAAAACGCGTGCCGAAGAATCGTTTGCTGGTCGGCGAAAGTGGCATTCGTACTCATGCCGATGTGCTGCGACTCGGGGAAGCGGGTATTAAAGCGATCTTGGTCGGTGAATCGCTGATGCGGCAACCCGATATTCGCTTGGCAACCAAGACGCTACTTGGTGGGTAGTGTCAACGTTCGGTCGAAGAACGCTCGCATCTCTTCACGGGTTTTTGGATTCAGAAAAGCCATTGCATGGCCTTGGTCGGGTAAACGAGTCAATCCGCAGCTGGCGCCCGCCTTCTGCATCGCTTCACGAAACGCAACACTGGTTTGAATCGGCACCAACAGGTCCGATTCACCATGGATGATGTGGACGGGGGGATCGTCTTTTGAAACGTATGCGATTGGCGAGGCGGCTTCATAGGCACTTGGTTTTTCGCGACGGGATCCTCCAAAGAAGAATGCCAAGGTGGTATTGTCGAGTGGCAAATCACGGAAGTCACATGGCGGCCCGCCAACACAAGCCGCACGAAAGGTTGGTAGTTGTCCCCAACGCGAATCGTCGGCGGGCCAATGGCTGCTCGCCAATTTCGCTGCAGCCGATTCATCTTGAAGCGATGAAACCATCAGCGACAAATGCCCTCCGGCGGAATAGCCAAATAACCCCAAACGATCGACGTCAAAGTGGAAGCGTCCGGAGTTTTGCTTCACCCAAAGAGCCGCTTGCCGTACGTCGTCCACCTGAGTGGGAAAAGGGTACTCGGGAGCAAGCCGGTAATTGATCGTGACGGCGGCATAACCGTGCTGAGCCAAAAAACGCGAATAGCTTTGGATCACCCACTTGCTGCCGCTCATCCAGGCACCTCCGTGAATGACGATCACCGTTGCAAAGCCATTTTTGGGTGGGTCGCCCTGCGGGGTATAAACATCGCACAAACCAGCGCGGCCCTCGCTGTCACTGTATCGCTCGTTAAGAAACGAATGGAGCGACGACGGACCTTCGGCCTGGACGAACGCCGTGCTCGAGCCAACGAGTGCTGAAACGAGCAGGAAAACCGTGGGTGTCAGGCTGGGCCGCAACAGGTTGTTTTGAAGAGTCATTGAGCTTTTTTGTTTATTAGGCTTTTTAGGTGATCGCCTCGACTTGACGGTTTACCGCGTGGGCAAGTTACCGCGTGGGCAAGTTACCGGGTGGGCAAGGTCTCAAGCGATTTGCTGTGCTCGGCACGCGGTTTAACGGGAAAATGCTTCAGGATCTTTAGCAAGATCCAATACCGTGGAATGGAAAAGATCGTAAACAGGGGAGGTGGGAGATATTGCCTCCTGGACGTATAATAGGAACCTTGTCGAGAGTCTGTCATGTCGTATTTTTCTGAAAAGTTTCCGTATGCCAACCGAGCTGAGTTCCGTACCTGAAGCCGTCGAGGCGATTCGCCGGGGCGAAGTCATCATCGTCGTCGATGCTGAAGACCGTGAAAATGAGGGTGATTTCGTGTGTGCCGCAGAAAAGGCGACACCCGAGAACGTCAATTTCATGCTTTCAGGTCGTGGCCAACTGTGTGTCCCCATTTTGCCCGAAGATTGCAAACGGTTGGATTTATCCGCGATGGTGCCCAACAATGACGCACCGCTCAAAACCGCGTTTATGACGCCCATCGATATTCGAACGGCAAAAACCGGCATCACGGCACCTGAAAAGAGCGAGACCATTTTGAAGATGATTGCGGACGATTGTTCCGCAGACGATTTCGTTCGCCCTGGACACGTGTACCCGCTCCTTGCCAAAGAAGGAGGTGTGCTGCGTCGTGCTGGTCACACCGAAGCAGCGGTCGATTTGGCCCGCATGGCTGGACTGAAGCCTGCTGGCGTCGTTTGCGAAATCCTCGACGAGTCTGGCGACCGAGCTTCACGCGACGGGCTTTCTGAGATCGCCAAAAAACACAACTTGAAAATTATCAGTATCGAACAATTGATCGCTCACCGCCGAGTCAGCGAAAAGCTGATCAGCCGAGCTGCCGAAGCAACCGTGCCAACAATGTACGGCGGTTTCCAGGTCATTTGTTATGCGGTCCAGTATGAAAACCAAACGCCAATCGCATTAACGTACGGCGATCTGACCGCCCCAGGACCGCCACCACTGGTGCGAATGCATAGCAGTTGTTTCACCGGTGATTTGATCGGTTCACTTCGCTGCGATTGTGGTGACCAATTGCACATCGCTTTGGATATGATCAGTAAAGAGGGTCGCGGCGCATTGGTCTATCTGCCCCAGGAAGGACGCGGAATCGGGCTCGTGCAAAAGATGCGTGCCTATGCGCTTCAAGATAAAGGACTCGATACCGTCGAAGCCAATCATGCACTTGGGTTCAAAGCCGATATGCGAGACTATGGTATTGGGCTGCAAGTGTTGAAAGATCTCGGACTGCACGAAATCCGGTTGCTAACCAACAATCCCAAGAAAACCGAAGCGTTCAACCTACGCGGATTCGACCTTCGCGTCGTCGATCAAGTGCCGATCATTCCGGACGTCAATGAATTTAACAAACGCTATCTCGACACGAAGCGAGAAAAGATGGGCCACAAACTGCCGATCCGGTAGTAGCGGATGCGGCTTCAGCCGTAGCGAAAGTCACCAAGATTTTCGGCTTTCGGACGTTTGGTTGACCGTTGCCGAAACGCTTGGCGAGTTTCGCTACAAAAACGCAGAGCCCCACCGAGGCTGAAATGAGTGCTATCACTTCAGCAGTCACCTGCGTTGAGGCAGGGTAGAGTGGAGATTAGCTATTTCGTCAGTTCGAATTAGAATGAAGTCACAAGGGGTAGAAGAGACTCTCATGCCGCCATCCACCACAGCCCCATCGCCGTCGCCCGCCCGTCGTGAAAAATCGGCCACCAATCCGAGTCCGTCATTCGATGCGATTTCGGAATTGGTGGAGTCGCGGATTGCCGAGGCGCAGAATGCACTTTGGTGGGCGGAGCTGACGCGGGTTGGTTTAAAGACATTGCTCGGTGCTCTCGTCGGTGTGTTGCTATTTGTCGTCATCGATCAATGGATCTATTCGCCTGGAATCTTGCTACGAGTTGGCTGGTTCGGCGCTTGGTTGGTTTGGATGGGTTGGATGATTTTCTCGCGGATCATCCCGGTTCTTAGCGGGACCATTTGCCCCGAATACGCCGCGCGGTCGCTCGAACGCGATACGCCTGAAATGCGACAAGAACTGACCAGCTATGTCATGCTGCGGGACCAACGAAGCGATGCGGGGCTTCGCGGTAAAATCGTCCGGTCGGTTGGTGCCCACGCGGCTGGCCGACTAAAACAAAACGATCGATTGCCGAGCGAAGCGACAGGGACGATTGTGTGGTGGTTGGCCACCGCGGCGACCCTAGCGTTGTTCCTTGTCTATGCCGTCGTATCGCCCAAGAGTACGCTGCAATCGGCTAGCCGACTTGTCATGCCAGCCGCCTCGATTGCTCCAGCGAAACGAGTGGCTATCACGGATGTTCAACCTGGTGACGCCGAGGTCATGGCCGGACGAAACGTCGCCATCTCTGCAAGGGTTACTGGACTTTCTGACGATCAAAACGCCTGGTGCCGATACCGAGTAGGCCAGCAATCGCGAGAGATTCAGCTGCTTCTCAATGCCGATACAGACCGCTTTGTCGCGGAGTTGCCTCTCGATTTTTCGAGTATCGGACACGCTTCGAGTAGCGACATTGAATACGTGATCGCCGCGGGCGATGATCTAGCAGGACCGTTTCGATTGTCAATCGACGATGTGCCGGTCGTCGCGATCGAGTCGGTCTACTATGAACCGCCAAGCTACGTCGGGAAGGCCCCCCATTCGCTGACCAGTCCCATTATCCGCGGACTCGATGGAACACGCGTCACTCTACGTGTCCGTACCAACCGAGCGGTCGAGCGAGCAGTGGTCCAATTCAACCCAAAACCGCTCGGTAATATTGTGCAAGCGACCGCCGGTGTGACCGAGATGAAGCTTGACGATGCCGGAACATTGGCGACGGTATCGTTTCCACTGCGACATGTCAAAGGTCGATCCGCAGCAGTGCAATTGGAACAATACCGTATCGTCGTTCGGGATGAATCCGGACAAACCAATCCTGATCCGATCATCTATCCGATCGACGTGATCGCTGACTTGGCACCCGAAATCACGATTGTGATGCCTCAGCAAACCCCGAAAGACCTTCCGATCGATGCTCAGCAAGTGATCGAAGTCCACGCCGCCGATGCCGATTTTGGATTGAGCCAAATCGAGTTGGAAGTCCGACGCGGGATCGACGTCGTCTCGCGGCCGGTTCTCTGGGAAGACACGACAGGAGCAAAAGGGAACCAGGTCGCAGAGTATCGCTTCCGTCCTCTCGAGCATTTCTTGCGAGAAGGCGATTCCGTTGAGATTACTGCGATTGCAACCGACAACCGAAGTGACCGACACGATCCGTTGGTTGAACCCAACGTTACCCGTACGGGAGAAATCGTTTTACGGATTACTCAAAGTGAACCGCTCGATGACGATCCTCAGGGAAACGATGGAATGTCCGCAACGGATGACGAACCCGCATCCAATCGAAATGATTCGAAGCAGCAAGAAGCTGGCACGCAGAGTGGCGGTTCGGGAGGAAGTGGTGGCGATGAAGCGACCAAACAAAAGAGCGGCGAACATGAAGGTGGTGGGCAAGGTAGTGGCCAAAGCCAAGGAGATCAGCAGCAGAACGACCAACCGCAACAAGGTGGAAAACAAGAAAGCGGAGAGCAACAAGGCGGAGAGCAGCAAGGTGGTGAGCAGCAAGGTGGAGAGCAACAAGGCGGAGAGCAGCAAGGTGGTGAGCAGCAAGGCGGTGAACAGCAAGGTGGTGAGCAGCAAGGTGGGGAGCAGCAAGGTGGAGAGCAACAGGGTGGAGAGCAACAGGGTGGTGAGCAACAAGGTGGTGAGCAACAAGGCGGTGAGCAGCAAGGTGGAGAGCAACAGGGTGGAGAGCAGCAAGGTGGTGAGCAGCAAGGTGGTGAGCAACAGGGCGGTGAGCAGCAAGGTGGAGAGCCACAACCGATGGGAGATGGGCAGCAAGGCTCAAATGAAAATCTTCAAGGCGACGCGTCCTCTTCTGCCGAAGACTCGCAATCGAAAGAACCACCCAAACATGATGGCGAAGCATTTGAACGAATACGCGACTATCTGAACAAGAAGAGGCAGGCCGAGCAAAACGGGTCTGCGGGTGAACCACAAACGCAAGAGGATCAACAACAAAATTCAACCGCTGGTCCGTCGGGAGATCAAAACGCGGCAAATCAAGGAAGTCAATCGCAACAGAACGACGAAGGTCGTCGAGGCGACAACCAATCCAACCAAGAACCGCTCAGCGATCAACAAGATGGCAAATCGGGTGAATCGTCAAACGATGGTTCTGGCGTCAACCAACCAAATGGCGAAACTGAAAACGGAACGTCAGACCAGCAATCGGATTCGGATGGTTCGACGTGGACGGAAAATGAACAGAGTCAGGGTAGCGGTGAGGCAGGCGACGAGGGCGCCTCTGCCACCGATTCTGAAAGAAAAGACAGCCAAGATCACGAAGCGGGCAGCGAGGACGGAAACCAAGACGGTTCCAATCAAGAAGGACAGGGGCAAGAGGGACAGGGGCAAGAAGGACAGGGCCAAGAAGGACAGGGCCAAGAAGGACAGGGGCAAGAAGGCGAAGGGACACAAAACAATAGCGAAGGCGCAGACAGTGATTCGGGCGAAAACAGGAATGAGAGCAACGAGGGAACGGAAGCGAAAGGTGGTGATAGCGAAGGCTCACCGAGCGAAAACTCCGCTTCTTCACCACCAAATTCCGATCAAACTCCGCCGCCCACCGATCGATCTTCCTCCTCGCAAGGGAGCAGCGGTAATGGAACAGGCACGGAGCTGGGCGAGAATTCCACGCTTAGTGAACCGCCACCTGCACCCGATCCCATTGATTTGGAGTACGCCAAAAAGGCGACTGACATGGTTCTCGACTACCTCGATGAAACCCGTGAAGCTCCCGATCAAGAGTTGCTAGAGGATCTGAAATGGAGCGAGCAAGACTTGAAGCAGTTTGCAGATCGCTGGAAAGACGCCCGCGAAATGGCGCCGTCGCAAGCGGCGGATTCCGATAGACAGCGAGACTTACAAGAAGCACTCGAAAGCCTGGGGCTTCGCCCACCCACGCAGACAACCAACCGCAGGCAAGAGAACGCGGATACCCTTGGTGGGATCAAAGATTCGGGCAATCGCACGCCACCGCCTGCCGCCTACCGAGACGCCTTCGAATCATTTCGAAGGGCAATTGGTCGAAAAACGCCGTAGGGCGTCAAAAACAATGGCGTTCAATCAATGAATTGAGTTCGTTGGTCGAATGAACCGCACCGACGATCGTCGTTCTCGGAAACATTAGCTTGGGAATTGTCCCCGAACCAGCTCGCTGGTACAGCTGAACATGCTTATTGATGAATTCGGTCGGGATGGAACTTGCAAGCATGGCATTGAGCTCATCACGATCAACGATCGTAAAGGCGCGTTGGAGCGCTTGGTTGTAGGTTGGTCTCGATTCAAAAAGGAAATCATGGAAGCCACTAAAGGCAGCCCGATCGACGGCCCACACAGCGATCGACAACTTCGCTAAATCGCACGCTTCGGAACTGGCCGCTCTGGTCGACGACACCGTTGGGTTGCATTTTCCATCCATCGGTACTGGCAAACTCAGCACAGCCAAGCGATCACCATACGTCATTTTCGCACCCTTAATCGATTGATGGGTTTCTCGGCAATGCGAGCAAGTGTAGTCGAATAGTTCAACAAAGACTTTCTCTGCATCGGGATTGCCTATCATTGGCCAGGCTGATGTATCAAGCTTGACATTGCTCAATACGACCGCCTTTCGAGGCGATTTCTGGGCAGCGTTGTCTTCAGCAAACATCACGTTGGCTGGGCCTAACAAGAAGCAAAGGGCCGCAATGCAAAGCCCAAAATTACGGAAATCGGTACGAGGCCATTTGGATGTAATCATCGGGACTCCAGCGTGATGAATGGTTCGGGACGATATGTTGTGCATGTAAGTCGTCGAGTTTTAAAGACGTCAGAATGTGGCTTTCACCCGACTGCAGATTGCGTACCACCAATTATAGGTCACAGTTTATTGTGACGACTGTGAAATATATGTCCGTTTTAAAAACAATTCATCTGATGTCCTCACATAGCGGTCGAGTCGGCCTCATAGCGAATTCCAAACGCGTAGAAAAAAAAAGTGGCACAGGCTTCCAGCCTGTGATCGCCAAACCACAGGCTTCCAGCCTGCAATCGCCAAACCACAGGCTGGAAGCCAGTGATCGCCAAACCGCAGGCTGGAAGCCAGTGATCGCCAAACCGCAGGCTGGAAGCCTGCAATTGCCAAATCACAGGCTGGAAGCCAGTGATCGCCAAATCACAGGCTGGAAGCCTGTGCCACACATTGCACATCCGACACTTATGAACCACTCGTTCCTCGCGTCGGTTCGAATGACGTCCTTTTTTCAAACGAACCGTTCGGGTTTTCTGGATTCGAAGGAGACAGATGGAACACTGCTTCTATTCGACTTCCGAAACCAGCGTATTTTCGACGAGCGGGTGGAATGAGGGTGCGTAGAGATCAAAATCGTTATGCGTTCGCCTCCGATTGCTCAGGCTACAGGCGATTTCCATCTCGATTAGACGCGAAAGACGAACCACAGAAAGATCTTCGATCATTTTCACCTTTTGATCTTCATCGAGCTACAGATTGACCTTCTGCACCCGTCTGTGTAGGTTTGGCACGAATGACGCTCGATAGCTGTGCGACAACCCTCATGTTTTTCAACCACAAGGAAACCGATTATGAATGCGACGACCTTTCTCGATCTTGCAACGGAAGTGGATATTCCCGCAGACGGCACGATTAGCAAAACGCTTTACCAGGACGAGCGACTGAAAGTGATTTTGTTTGGTTTCGCTGCAGGCCAAGAACTTTCGGAACATACCGCTGCAGTGCCTGCCATTTTGCAGTTCCTCGACGGAGAAGCCGAAATCACCCTCGGAGAGCAAACGTTGACATCAGGGGCAAACACATTTGTCCATATGGAAGCGAATTTGCCACATAGTATTTCTGCCAAAGTGCCGACTCGAATGTTGCTGTTGCTATTGAAGGGGAAATAGCTCCCGATTATTTATAGCACTCTGCGGTTAAGTTTCTTAACGCCAAAAAAAATTCCAAATTTCTTTTCGCAGGTGTGACCAGACTTGTCACAGGGGTCGCGAACAATGGTCGTAGTTGAGTGATTGGCACTCACGTGGGCTTTTTCAGAGCACACAAACGACGACCTTCTTCGCACGGAAATATGTTCGATGACCCAATTGATGCTTTTTGACGCAGCGACTTCGATCACCGCCCCGACCGTCGCTTTCACCCCAACGGTCGCCGTTCGAAATGAGCAGCCGAAAACGACAGCGACTTTCGAAGAGCCGAAGCAGGGACTCAATCACATGGGCGATTTGGCTCGCTTGGTCTTGATGCGATACGACATGGTTGCCCGCCGCCGAGCCGAGCGAGCCGAAAAGGCGAGGCGGACCACGTTGGATTCCAGGCTTTAGCCGATCTACGAGGCGAGTGGAATCGCCTAAAGGCTGGACTCCAACCTCTACTGGGTCAGTTCGTCAACCGCATCGAGTGGTTTGGTCGCCTTCTGCGAGGCGGCCTTCTGCGACGCGGCCTTTCGGGCGGCCACTTTTTGGGCTTCCGCTCTCGCTTTTGCCTTTTTTCGTGACCTCAGCATCAAATAGGTCATGATCGATCCGAGCAGAAAGCCGATACCGAGGGACAGCAGGATTAGCAAAGAGAGAGAAAGCTGCTGACTGAAGAAAAACAGCTGGATTGTGGTCGGTTCGTTATTTTGAAGCGCGATCGCCAAAGCTACGATCACTGCCAAAATCAAAAAAAACCAACGTATTTTCTGCATCATCCCACGCTTCTCCTCTTTCAAAAAAACATTTGCCAGCAAAAATGCTGGTCATTCATGCTAACGAATGATAGCATAACGGCGTCTGTTTTATCGTTTGTCGTCGCTCGAATTATCAGGGATGTTTTCTCTCGTGACCACCCAGCAAACTTTTGCATTTATGGAATTCGCGACTCCATCGGTCCCCTCGGTGACCGGAACGCGGACGGCGAAAATGCAGACGGTCAAACCGGCAACGCTGCCCCCGCAACAGAAAACGGAGAAGCAAACTCCTGCCATCTCGGTTTCAAAACCTGCTTCGCCTGCCGAGTTGTCGAATGCAGAAACGGATCGGAAATCGATCTTAGACCGACTGCGTCAGAAAGCTCGCTGCGTGACAGCATCCTCGACCAAGACACGGATGTCACTACCGACCGGTTGCTTCGCGATCGACCAAGAATTGTTGCAAGGTGGATTGCGAGCCGATGCGGTGACCGAGTGGATTGCGGATAGCGACAGCAGTGGTGCGGCAGCGTTATCGATGGCTGTCGCTGCGAATTGTTTGCGTCTCGACCGTTTGATGGGGCCAATCGTGATCGTCGATACCAATCATTCTTTCTTTCCACCCGCAGCGATTTCGCTCGGCATCCCGGCTGACCGGATGATTTTGGTGCGTCCCCATTGCCATCGTGATTGCGTTTGGGCGATCGATCAAGCGCTTCGCTGTGAAGCGGTCGCCGCGGTTTGGTCGATTGTCCGATCAAGGCTCAATGACTGTGATGCGCGTCGTTTTCAACTCGCCGCCGAAGAAGGCTGCACGACGGGCCTACTCGTTCGTCCTGCTTCCGCACGCGGCCAAGCAAATTTCGCCGACGCTCGGCTGCACGTCAAACGCATTGCAGCGGAATCCGCCCCTCAGCGAAAAGCCGACGCATCCTGCTCGTCTCGTTTGGGCACGCCGCTCGAAGTGACCCTCGATCGCGGACGCGGGCACAGCCGAGGTAAACGTGTTTGGGTCCAAATTGACGATTCTGCTCGGCTGCAATCGATTGCTCATCCGCAAACGAGAGACGCTGCGAAGAAAGATTCCCATGACAAAACGACTGCTGTGCATTTGGCTTCCCAATTGGCCCATCCAAAGC is a genomic window containing:
- a CDS encoding ImuA family protein codes for the protein MTTQQTFAFMEFATPSVPSVTGTRTAKMQTVKPATLPPQQKTEKQTPAISVSKPASPAELSNAETDRKSILDRLRQKARCVTASSTKTRMSLPTGCFAIDQELLQGGLRADAVTEWIADSDSSGAAALSMAVAANCLRLDRLMGPIVIVDTNHSFFPPAAISLGIPADRMILVRPHCHRDCVWAIDQALRCEAVAAVWSIVRSRLNDCDARRFQLAAEEGCTTGLLVRPASARGQANFADARLHVKRIAAESAPQRKADASCSSRLGTPLEVTLDRGRGHSRGKRVWVQIDDSARLQSIAHPQTRDAAKKDSHDKTTAVHLASQLAHPKPSSTRTSPDRKRRA
- a CDS encoding cupin domain-containing protein, with translation MNATTFLDLATEVDIPADGTISKTLYQDERLKVILFGFAAGQELSEHTAAVPAILQFLDGEAEITLGEQTLTSGANTFVHMEANLPHSISAKVPTRMLLLLLKGK
- a CDS encoding lipopolysaccharide assembly protein LapA domain-containing protein, with translation MMQKIRWFFLILAVIVALAIALQNNEPTTIQLFFFSQQLSLSLLILLSLGIGFLLGSIMTYLMLRSRKKAKARAEAQKVAARKAASQKAASQKATKPLDAVDELTQ
- the purH gene encoding bifunctional phosphoribosylaminoimidazolecarboxamide formyltransferase/IMP cyclohydrolase; the protein is MGLADFAHSLQEMGVALYSTGGTRKHLEESGVEVHDVADYTGFPEMMDGRVKTLHPKVFGGILGIRDREDHVASMEKHGMISFDMVVVNLYPFEATAARSGVSREECVEQIDIGGPSLVRAAAKNHRDVAIITSSEQYSRVLAELHENDGTSLKTRQTLAAEAFEHTACYDRAIADYMRGDSMSGDFPTSMHLTLKRKAHLRYGENPHQRAALYSDPSVKGANLVSARQISGKELSYNNYLDLDAALEIVRGFAEPAVSVMKHNNPCGAATGAKLSIACRKALAGDPLSAFGSVLGFNRTVDVETAELLCEPGLFIEAIVAPDFEASAVGLLTTRPRWKDNVRLMQVGRLDTLGATIQRRFISGGMLAQDADRMSSSPLQWKTATDCQVDDELWDDISFAWEMVRHVKSNAIVLAREAALIGVGAGQMSRVDSVEIAIEKAGDRAKGSVLASDAFFPFPDSIEAAAEAGVIAIVQPGGSRRDNEVIAACNEHDIPLILTGRRHFKH
- the ribA gene encoding GTP cyclohydrolase II, with the protein product MPTELSSVPEAVEAIRRGEVIIVVDAEDRENEGDFVCAAEKATPENVNFMLSGRGQLCVPILPEDCKRLDLSAMVPNNDAPLKTAFMTPIDIRTAKTGITAPEKSETILKMIADDCSADDFVRPGHVYPLLAKEGGVLRRAGHTEAAVDLARMAGLKPAGVVCEILDESGDRASRDGLSEIAKKHNLKIISIEQLIAHRRVSEKLISRAAEATVPTMYGGFQVICYAVQYENQTPIALTYGDLTAPGPPPLVRMHSSCFTGDLIGSLRCDCGDQLHIALDMISKEGRGALVYLPQEGRGIGLVQKMRAYALQDKGLDTVEANHALGFKADMRDYGIGLQVLKDLGLHEIRLLTNNPKKTEAFNLRGFDLRVVDQVPIIPDVNEFNKRYLDTKREKMGHKLPIR
- a CDS encoding DsbA family protein, encoding MITSKWPRTDFRNFGLCIAALCFLLGPANVMFAEDNAAQKSPRKAVVLSNVKLDTSAWPMIGNPDAEKVFVELFDYTCSHCRETHQSIKGAKMTYGDRLAVLSLPVPMDGKCNPTVSSTRAASSEACDLAKLSIAVWAVDRAAFSGFHDFLFESRPTYNQALQRAFTIVDRDELNAMLASSIPTEFINKHVQLYQRAGSGTIPKLMFPRTTIVGAVHSTNELNSLIERHCF
- the trpC gene encoding indole-3-glycerol phosphate synthase TrpC; translated protein: MTILDKILVETRQAICRDQAKRSSQELEAAIQRLPPCRDFHAALAAGNQVQLIAEVKRASPSAGLIRSDFDPVEIARCYAESGAACISVLTDEAFFQGSLEYLKAIRREVDVPLLRKDFIIDRYQLLQAREAGADCVLLIAECLTASELMELHGQALELGLQTLIELFEPGNLEAVLATETRLVGINNRDLKTFHTDLEHAIRMRKRVPKNRLLVGESGIRTHADVLRLGEAGIKAILVGESLMRQPDIRLATKTLLGG
- a CDS encoding alpha/beta hydrolase; translated protein: MTLQNNLLRPSLTPTVFLLVSALVGSSTAFVQAEGPSSLHSFLNERYSDSEGRAGLCDVYTPQGDPPKNGFATVIVIHGGAWMSGSKWVIQSYSRFLAQHGYAAVTINYRLAPEYPFPTQVDDVRQAALWVKQNSGRFHFDVDRLGLFGYSAGGHLSLMVSSLQDESAAAKLASSHWPADDSRWGQLPTFRAACVGGPPCDFRDLPLDNTTLAFFFGGSRREKPSAYEAASPIAYVSKDDPPVHIIHGESDLLVPIQTSVAFREAMQKAGASCGLTRLPDQGHAMAFLNPKTREEMRAFFDRTLTLPTK